A region from the Biomphalaria glabrata chromosome 14, xgBioGlab47.1, whole genome shotgun sequence genome encodes:
- the LOC106055172 gene encoding zinc finger protein 366-like, which yields MAANLGQAFLGAGGIPQSLAQELASSTFHEARESFHDYIYSKLILGDDKGPGVMNPNVPVFPNSNLANSYPAALPPGAALYNHTLNNTALADGSGLAVCKPFVNPQQNTMQVAPPQKPPGVKKKSTQPQSTPQGHLVPGNMDSPNKVKKKSHHKKKEKTNVCDVCGRGFAEKYTLNRHMLTHTHVKPFSCSKCNMSFSRSDGLAKHMGAGHRRIDAHHCDVCGGTFNSEVSFEQHRREYGNTLPFVCNLCMLAFSQCCHLNYHMKSHSLSKMNDNFIASCQEDKNNAIDVSELIPEDFTPPKKKDSFSGFLFNVGKSALKRNGDASLGLMGSNIVIKPEIDDMPTCTQLTGPNSSLVFQALNSHSSGHINMASSISSTASSYLPDTSAAGTSGMNAISDVEMKKYFDIKIPNPKFLEGAELHPVGVGEDGLFRCEICGKGFTRKYHMQRHVKLHTRGPIPRAHLLDWTRRPYACGVCKMGFTRQHHLTRHMLIHTGERPHSCHVCGKAFRRYTNLSLHVRTVHGAERPFKCHICGRGFPRLYSLQRHLKLHAKNAALIALDNNEQIYKGFKPVGTVNAEQLQDANKSSAFSSTNPDSTRQSPGHGHESSSDHSDEDSEKYDHESSINDNSLNQSNQDGQNSPHQELRNYNQNQAGNENFNPQQPSQQNNNQGGNAQVNQGNGRLGSQSLRPPSHEQEMINRMSRHEGDGMRRQTPSQNNNYGHPSVMQTTNNNDRFNTSNTLSNQNIRNMEMPVSIPTYTEMEIRRDATSYQLNQRSGTEGFNIQRIQSPHAILTSLERPGSRSMISQAESFHHNQQQANFNQQQVTMQAQQRVSMDLSSSRSTMSPAGMHEGVGYSHSHHLDLTGNRAGLNEPPAYPHPHNVGSIQFTTLYPQQITDHLELQPNTTASPMPVNNHSNNIQY from the coding sequence ATGGCTGCTAATCTTGGGCAGGCCTTTCTTGGAGCTGGTGGTATTCCCCAATCACTTGCTCAAGAATTGGCTTCAAGTACTTTCCATGAAGCTAGGGAATCTTTCCATGACTACATATACTCAAAACTGATCTTAGGGGATGACAAAGGGCCAGGGGTCATGAACCCAAATGTTCCAGTTTTTCCAAACTCAAATTTAGCCAATAGTTATCCTGCTGCCCTACCCCCCGGGGCAGCTTTGTATAACCACACTTTGAATAACACTGCTCTTGCTGATGGCTCTGGCCTTGCTGTGTGCAAGCCTTTTGTCAACCCTCAGCAAAATACAATGCAGGTTGCTCCGCCTCAGAAGCCTCCCGGTGTGAAGAAAAAATCCACCCAGCCTCAGTCTACACCACAAGGCCATCTTGTTCCTGGGAACATGGACAGTCCTAACAAGGTCAAGAAAAAAAGCCACCATAAGAAGAAGGAGAAGACAAACGTATGTGACGTTTGCGGTCGAGGATTTGCAGAGAAGTACACACTAAATCGGCACATGTTGACGCACACACATGTCAAGCCCTTCTCCTGCTCGAAGTGCAACATGTCGTTTTCAAGATCTGATGGTCTGGCCAAGCATATGGGGGCTGGGCACCGCCGCATCGATGCCCATCATTGTGACGTATGTGGGGGGACATTCAATAGTGAGGTCTCCTTTGAACAGCACAGGCGAGAATATGGAAACACCCTGCCCTTTGTTTGTAATTTATGCATGCTTGCATTCTCTCAATGCTGCCATCTGAACTACCACATGAAGTCTCATTCGCTGTCCAAGATGAATGACAATTTTATAGCCAGCTGCCAAGAAGACAAAAACAATGCTATAGATGTCTCTGAGCTGATCCCCGAGGATTTTACACCACCAAAAAAGAAGGACAGTTTTAGCGGATTCCTATTCAATGTTGGGAAATCAGCTTTAAAACGAAATGGTGATGCCTCCTTGGGGCTTATGGGTTCTAATATTGTAATCAAACCAGAAATTGATGACATGCCAACATGCACTCAGCTTACAGGACCCAATTCCTCCTTGGTGTTCCAGGCATTAAATAGCCACTCTTCGGGTCACATCAACATGGCATCATCCATATCTTCAACTGCTTCTTCCTATCTTCCAGACACTTCTGCAGCTGGGACAAGTGGAATGAATGCCATTTCTGATGTTGAGATGAAGAAGTATTTTGACATAAAAATACCTAACCCCAAGTTTTTAGAGGGGGCTGAGCTACACCCTGTAGGGGTTGGGGAGGATGGTTTGTTCAGGTGTGAGATCTGTGGTAAAGGTTTCACTCGAAAGTATCATATGCAGCGCCATGTGAAACTTCACACCCGTGGTCCCATTCCTAGAGCACACTTACTCGACTGGACACGGCGCCCTTATGCATGCGGAGTCTGTAAAATGGGTTTTACCCGTCAGCACCATCTTACTCGTCACATGCTTATCCACACCGGGGAGAGACCTCACTCTTGCCATGTGTGTGGCAAGGCTTTCCGTCGCTACACTAATCTGTCTCTTCATGTGCGTACTGTGCATGGAGCAGAGAGGCCATTTAAATGTCACATATGTGGTAGAGGATTCCCTAGGTTGTACAGCTTGCAGCGCCACCTGAAACTGCATGCCAAGAATGCAGCTCTGATTGCTTTGGATAACAACGAGCAAATATACAAAGGTTTCAAGCCTGTTGGCACTGTGAACGCTGAGCAGTTGCAAGATGCTAATAAATCCTCAGCATTCAGCTCCACCAACCCAGACAGCACTAGACAGTCACCTGGTCATGGTCATGAGTCATCCTCTGATCATTCAGATGAGGACAGTGAAAAGTATGACCATGAATCCAGTATAAATGATAATAGCTTGAACCAGAGCAATCAAGATGGTCAAAATAGTCCACACCAAGAGCTCAGAAACTACAACCAGAACCAAGCTGGGAATGAAAATTTCAACCCTCAGCAGCCATCACAGCAGAATAACAACCAGGGAGGGAATGCACAAGTCAATCAAGGTAATGGTAGACTGGGTTCTCAGAGTCTGCGCCCTCCTTCGCACGAGCAGGAGATGATTAATAGGATGTCCCGTCATGAAGGGGATGGAATGAGGCGACAAACTCCATCCCAAAACAATAATTATGGCCATCCATCGGTTATGCAAACCACAAATAACAATGACAGGTTCAACACATCCAATACACTTTCCAATCAGAACATAAGGAATATGGAGATGCCAGTCAGTATACCAACTTATACTGAAATGGAAATTCGACGTGATGCCACTAGCTATCAGTTGAACCAAAGGAGTGGCACGGAGGGCTTTAACATCCAAAGAATACAGAGTCCCCATGCTATACTGACCAGCCTGGAGCGACCAGGTAGCCGCAGCATGATCAGCCAAGCAGAGAGTTTCCACCACAACCAGCAGCAGGCTAACTTCAACCAGCAGCAGGTGACTATGCAGGCCCAACAGCGTGTCAGTATGGACCTTTCCTCCTCCCGCAGCACCATGAGTCCTGCTGGAATGCATGAGGGTGTGGGCTACTCCCATAGCCACCACCTAGACCTGACTGGGAACCGGGCAGGCCTGAATGAGCCGCCTGCCTACCCACATCCGCACAATGTAGGCAGCATACAGTTCACCACTCTCTACCCTCAACAGATAACGGACCATCTAGAGCTACAGCCAAATACCACAGCTAGTCCGATGCCAGTCAACAACCATAGTAACAACATCCAGTACTGA